The following DNA comes from Streptomyces globosus.
CTCCAGCTTCTGGTAGATCCTCGTCAGCCGCGCCTCGACGGTCTTGACGCTGACGAACAGGCGGGCCGCGGCCTCCTGGTTGCTCGCCCCCTGCGCCACCAGCAGCGCGAGCCGGGCCTCGGCCTCCGTCAGCGCGGCCAGCGCCACGGCCGGCCCCGCCTCGGCCGGCACCGGTTCCGGCCCCTCGGCCGCCAACTGCGCCCACGGCCGCGCACCCGCCTGCTCGAAGACCGCCGCCGCCGCCCGCAGCGCGGCCCGCGCCGGAGCCTTCCGGCGCCGCCGCCGCTCCGCCCGGGCCAGCGCGAGCAGCGTCCGGCCGCGCTCCACCGGGAGCTGGAACGCCTGGAATCCGGCCGCCGTCCGCGTCAGCAGCTCCACGGCCGCATCGGCCTCGCCCAGCACGGACAGGGCCGAACCGCGCGCCCGGTCCAGCGCCGCGACGACCGTCCCCCGCCCCAGCGACCGGGCGACCGCGCCGACCTCGTCGATCAGCTCCACCGCCTCCGCGGGCGCGTCCGCGGCGACGAGCGCCTCCGCGAGCTCCCCGTGCCAGCGCAGGATCGAGGGGTCGACCACCTGCTGGGCCGCCTCCAGGCCGGCGACCCGGCGCAGCGTCGCCACCGCCTTCGCCGCCTCGCCCGTCGCCAGTTCGACGAGGCCGAGCGCGTACAGGCTCCGCGACAGGAAGACCTGGTCGCGCTCCTCCTCCGAGGCCTGGATGCCGCGGCGCGCGTACCCGGCGGCGCGGGCGAAGCTCCCGCCCGTCACCTCCGCCATCGCGGCGACGTACCAGGCGGGCCCGGGTGAGAGGCCTGCCTCGATGGTCAGCTCCAGGGCCCGGCGGGCGTGGTCGGAGGCGGTCGAGCACCGGCCGCGCCGCAGCTCCACCTCGGTCAGGCTGCGCAGCACCTCGAAGACGTCCTCGGCGGAGCCGGTGCGGCGGACCGCGGGCAGCAGCGCGAGGAGTTCGCGGCGCGCGTCGGCGAGCCGGTCGTCGAACAGGGCGTGCCGGACCGCCAGGTACTGCGGGGCGTTGCGCATGCCGAGGGGGACCTCGGGGGCGGGCAGGGCGAGCGCCTCGGCGAGGATCTCCTCGGCGTCCGGGTCGCCGAGGATGCGGCCCATGCGGGCCCGGACGGTGAGCGCCATGGCCTCGGCGACCTGGTCCCCGCCGATGGCGGCGAGCCGGCCGGCCTCGGCGGCCTCGTCGCGGGCGCGGACGGGGTCGCCGTCGCTGAGGTTGTGCTTCCAGGCGACGCGCAGGCGGACCGCGGCCTGGAGGGCGGGGTCGCCCTCGGCGTCGTCCATGGCGTGTGCGAAGGTCTCGTCGAGGGTGCCGAGGGCCTGCCCGGCGGCGTCGATGACGGCGAGGCGGGCCCGGACCCGGTCGGAGCGTGAGGCGTCGCGGGCGAGGACGGCCCGGGTGGCACGGCGGGCGAGGTCGGCCCGGCCGGCCCAGCCGGCGTCCTCGGCGGCGGCGACGAGCCGGGCCAGTTCGTCGCCGGGCCGGTCGCCCGGGGTGCGTTCGGCGGCGAGCAGCCCGAGTTCGGCGGCCAGTGCGCGCTGTCCGCGGCGGCGGCAGTCCGCGGCGGCCCGGGTGATCTCGGCGGCGAGCCATTCGTCGGGGGTGTCCACGGCGAGGGCCCGGTGGCGTACGGCCTGGACGGGGTCGTCGACGGCGGCGGCGAGCGCGGCGTGCCCGGCGGCCCGCTCGGGCCAGCCCGCGTCGGCGGCCAGCGCCATGGGGAGGGCACCGGCGGTGAAGGCGACCGTGCCGTCCTCGCCGACGGTGACCAGTGCGGCCCGTTCGGCCTCGGCGAGTTCGGCTTCTGCGTCGGGGCGGCCGGCGCGGCGCAGCAGGGCGGTGGTCGGCCGGGCCGCGAGGGCGGCGAGGAGCAGGGTGCGCCGGGTCCGGGCGGGGGCCTCGGCGAGGAGGCGCCGGGCGACCTCGCGGGCCTGGCCGGACAGGGGCAGGGTGTCGGCGTGGTGGGCGGCGCCGTCGCGGGAGCCGGCGGCTTCGGCGAGGGAGTGGCCGAGGGCGAGGGCAAGGCGCGGGTTGCCGCCGCTGGCCTGGTGGACCCGGCCGGCGAGGCGGGCGGGCAGGCCGTGCCGGACGAGGAGTTCGGCCACCTCGTCGGCGCCGAGCGGCGGGATGCGTATCGCCGGGGTGCCGGGGCCGCACAGGGGCGCGGCGACGGGTACGCCGCCCTGGACGCATTCGGCGACGAGGACGCGGACCCGGGGCGGCGTCAGCCGGAGGGCGAACCGGAGCAGATCGGTGCTTTCCGGATCCAGCCATTGGGCGTTGTCGACGACGAGGAGGACAGGGCTGCGTGCGGCCAGCGTGCGGAGCACCTCGACGACGGCGAGGCGCAGGGCGACGTGGTCGCGGCCGGCGCGCGGGGTGTCGGTCTCGCGGCGCAGGTGGGCGATGGCGGTGCGCTGCGGCCCGGAGAGGGTTTCGAGCGCGGCGCAGGGGACCGAGGCGAGCAGCGCGGCGGCCGACGCCTCGGGGATCCACCGGTCGGCGGCTTCGGGGGCGAGGCGGAGCACGGTGTCCTGCCTGGCCTCGGCCGCTGCCGCGATGGCGCCGGCGAGTTCGGTCTTGCCCGCGCCGGCGGGTGCGGTGAGCAGGGCGCGCCCGTGCTCGGCGAGCGCCTGCTCGACCGCCTTGATCAGTTCACCGTGTCCTACGGTCGCGTTGGCGCGCCCCGCTGCCACGCACAGCCACCAGCCTCTCGGTCCCCACTCTGTGCCTTTCCTGTGAGGAGCGAGAATACGAGGTCGCGGGCCGGGTGGAGGCGAAGTGTGACGCACAATTCAGTCACGGCCCGGAAAGCCTCGCGGGCCTGCCGGTACGAGGGTATCGGCAGGCCCGCGGGTGTCATCGGGTGGTGCGTGCGCCGGCCGCCGGGGCGGCCGGGCGGGGGTGCGTCAGAAGGCGAGGTTCCAGGCGTCGAGGTAGCCGGTGTCGCCGCCGGCGTTGTCGTTGACCCGGAGCTTCCAGGTGCCGTTGGCGACCTCGGAGGAGGCGTTCACGGTGTAGGTCTGGTTGATGTTGTCGGCGCTGCCGCCGGCGCGGTTGTGCAGGGTGTAGACCGAGCCGTCCGGGGCCACCAGGTCGACCTTCAGGTCGCCGATGTAGGTGTGCTTGATGTCGACGCCCACCTTGAGGGTGGCCGGGGCGTTGCCCGCGACACCGGTGACGGTGATCGGGCTCTCGGCGGTCGAGTTGTCGAAGATGTTCACGTTCATGGTGTTCTCGAAGCCCGGGGCGGGGGTGGTCGAGGTCACCGCGTTGAGCGTGGCGGCCGCGTCGGCGAGGCCGGTGCCGCAGCCGCCGGTGCAGGTGCCGGCGAGCGGGCGGGTGTTGGTCTTGATGGCCGCCTCGATCTGGGCCGGGGTCAGCGAGGGCTTGGCGGCGACCATGAGCGCGGCGAGGCCGGCGACGTGCGGGGCGGCCATGCTGGTGCCCTGGTACGGCTTGTAGTTCTCCGAGCCGGGGGTGGTGAGGCCGGTGTTCAGCGTGGAGAGGATGGCGTTCTCGGGGGTGGTGACGGTGCCGGGCGTGTCGGTGGCGCGGCGGGTCTCACCGCCCGGGGCGGCGACGTCGATGCTGGCGCCGTAGTTGGAGTAGTACGAGCGGTCGCCGGCGCGGTTGCTGGCGGCGACGGTGATGACGTTGCTGCAGCTGGCCGGGGTGAAGCCGGCGGCGTCGGTGTTGCTGTTGCCGGCGGCCACGACGACGGTGGTGCCGCGGGCGACGGCCGCGTTGATGGCGTTCTGGTAGCTGGTGGAGCAGGTGCCGGAGCCGCCGAGGCTCATGTTGATGACCTTGGCGGGGTTGGCGTTGGCCGGGACGCCCGCGACGGTGCCGCCGGAGGCCCAGGTGATGGCGTCGACGATGTCGGAGGTGGCGCCGCCGCACTTGCCGAGGACGCGGACGGGCTGGATCTTCGCGTTGTACGCGACGCCCGCGATGCCCTTGGCGTTGTTGGCGGCCGCGCCGATGGTGCCGGCGACGTGGGTGCCGTGCCAGGAGGAGTCGCTCGCCCTGGAGCCGGTGCCGCACTCGCCGGCCGCGTTCCAGTCGCCCTGGTCCGCCGGGTTGCTGTCGCGGCCGTTGCCGTCGCGGGCGGCGGCGGAGCTGCTGATGAAGTCGTAGCCGGGGACGATGTTCGCGGCGAGGTCGGAGTGGGCGACGTAGCCGGTGTCGAGGACGGCGACGGTGACGCCGGTGCCGGTGGCCTTGTCCCAGGCTGCCGGAACGTTCATGCCGGCGGTGGGCTCGAAGAGGTCCCACTGCTTGGCGTACTCGGTGTCGTTCGGGGCGGCCATCGCGTAGGCACGGGTGTCCGGCTCGACGTAGGCGACGTCGGGGTCGGAGCGGAACTGGGCCATCAGGTCGGCCGCGTCCTTGGGGGCGGTGGCCCCGCCGAGGCTGACGAGGGCGGCACCGGTGCCGAGGCGGCGGTCGAAGGCGGCCTTCTTGCCGGCCTTCTTGCCCTTCGCGGCGGCGTCGGTCGCGGCGGCGCTGTTGGAACTGGCCTCGGCGGCAGTCGACTTGTAGCCGACGATCAGGTTCTCGACCGGGGCGGCGGCCGGGGCCGCGGGGGCGCCGGGGGCCGGGATGGTCGAGGCGGCGGCCCGGCCGGCCGGGGCGGCCTCGGCGCCGGGCAGAGCCACGGAGGCGGTGGCGGAGCCGGCCAGCAGGGTGACGGACATCGCCGCCACGGATATCAGCCTGCGTCGCGTTGCGTGCACGGTCTTCCCTTTCGCGGGCCGGTCCCGGGCAGGCCGGAGCGACCCCGGTTGGGGCGGTGTGGGAGGTGGGGTGACGATCTTACGGGGCCGGGCGGGCTGGTCAGTTCCGGCCCGGCCACCGCGGGATCGCCGCGCCGTCCCTGCCGCTTCGGCGGGGCTGGGACGGCGTCGGTGCTGGGCGGTCGTCCGGCTCGCGGCTTCGCACCATGTGGGGTTGGGACGGGGGCCGCGGGCGGGGGAAGATCGCCGGTGGCCAGACAGTAGGCAACGCGCAGGTGAACTCGATACGGGGAAAACCCTTGTCCGCCCCCTGCCGACCCCCGAGCTGCCCTCCCGGGACCGCAGGCCACCTGCCGGAACCCCCGCCGAGCTGGGGCTTTGCCGCGCGGGCCCTATCCCGTGGTGCCGAGGCGGCGGAAGTGGGTCCAGCTCGTCTCGTTGGGCTCGGACCACTTCTCCGGGGCGTGCGCGAACTCGGGATGCCGGTCGGCGATGAACCGCCGGGTGCGCTCCGGGACCTCCGCGTACGAGCCGAGCTTGCGGCCGCGGCAGTGGAAGGTGAGCCCGCCGGGGCGCTGGCCCTGCTCCATCCACGGCAGCCAGGGCGACATCCGCGTCCAGGACATCGTGCACGGCACGCCGGGCTCCCCGGTGTCCAGCACCGAGGCGGGGGCGAAGAACTGGAAGAGCTCCAGGGCCCGGTAGGTGTCCCCCGCGGAGTGCAGGGGGTAGTCGGCGACGGGCAGCGGCGAGGGGTAGGAGAGGGGGATCTCCAGGCTGAAGCAGACCTGGTCGCCGAGCCGGGTCAGCGGGACGGGGAACGGGCGCAGGGCCAGGTTGGCCGGGTCGTTCCAGACGTGGACGACCCGCCTGCCCTCCCAGGTGTCGAGGATGTCCCGGGTCCGCGGGTCCAGGTAGAAGGCGGCCTCGCGGGCCAGGAGGCGGTAGCCGCCGCTCTCCTCGTCCGCCACGAGGCGGGCGGCGTTGACGCCTTCGAAGCCGAACAGGCGGCGGTAGGGCTCGTCCGGGGCCCAGGAGTGGACGTCGCCGGACCACCAGAAGACCGTTTCGGCGCCGTCGAGGGAGGCGCGGGCGCGGGCGAAGGCGCGCAGGAGCTCGGCGGGGGCCGGGCCGGGTGCGGTTGTCATGCCGGGTACTGTGCTCGGCCGCGCGCAGCCGGGCAAGGCGCCCTCGGGCCGGTTGTGGCGGGCCGGCGGCCGGGATGCGGACTGCGGGTTGACGCGGGGGCGGTCAGCGGCGACGGTGATCCGCATGGTGAGGGGAAGCGGGCGCCGCAGGCGCCGCGGACGCCGTCCGCTCGCGCTGCTCGCGCCGGTGCTGTGCCTGGCGTTGGGGGCGGGGCTGGCCGCGGCCCTGCCGGACGGCGCCCGGCCGGACCGCGCAGGACCGCGCGCCTCCGGACTGCCCGCGCCCGGGCCGGCCACGGCGGAGCCGAGCGCGGATCCGCCCGTACCGGCGGATCCGCCGCCCGCCGGGCCGCAGGCCTCGTCCGGCTCCGTGTCCGTGGACTGCGGGCGGGGAGAGGAGGGCCACCACAACGAGGACAACGTAGTGCTCTCCCCCGGACTCCGCGCCGGCGCCCACCACACCCACGCGTACGTGGGCAACCTGTCGACGGACGCGGCCTCGACGGACGCCTCGCTGGCCGCAGCTGCGACCAGCTGCCGCGGCGGCGACCGCTCCGCGTACTTCTGGCCCGTCCTGCGCCGCACCGACCGGCTGGGGACCCGCCCGCACGAGCGCGCCGCCGGGCACGGCAACACGGGACGCATCCTGCCCGAGGCCGCCGTCACGGTGGAGTACCGCGGCAGCCCGGTGAGCCGGGTCGTGCCGATGCCCCGCTTCCTGCGGGCCGTCACCGGCGACGCGGCGGCGGGCACCGCCCGCGACAAGGGGGGCGTACGGGCCCGCTGGGGCTGTTCCGGTACGCCGGACCGGTCCACCACCCGCTACCCGCGCTGCCCGGCCGGCGAGCGCGTCACCCGTACGCTCGTCTTCCCGAGCTGCTGGAACGGCCTGGACACCGACAGCCCCGACCACCGCGCCCACCTGCGGTTCCCCGCCGCGAACGGCGTCTGCCCGGCGGACTCCTTCCCGGTCCCGCAGCTGCGGATCGGGCTGGAGTACGAGGTGGAGCCGGGGGTCCCGGTCGCCGTCGACTCCTTCCCCGAGCAGCGGCACGATCCGCGGACCGACCACGCCATGTTCGTCAACGCCATGACGGACGAGCAGATGGCGGCGGTCGCCGACTGCCTCAACAGGGGTGCGCGCTGCCGCCTCTGACCCCCCGTCCGCCGCCCGCCTGGACGATGTGACGCAGCTCACTTGAACCGGCGGCTCCGGAACAGCGTGTTCTGACCGCACGGCAGGGCAAGCGAGGACGAGAGGGCGATATGGCCGGACCACTGTGGCCCCGTACCCGGCGGGGCGCGACCGACGAGGCGCTGATCAGGTCGGTCTACGAGGAGCACGGACACGCCCTGCTCGCGTACGCCACCCGGCTGACCGGGGACCGGGCCACCGCCGAGGACGTCGTCCAGGAGACGCTGATCCGGGCCTGGCGGCACGCCGAGGTCCTGGTGAACGGGAAGGGCTCGGTGCGCGGATGGCTGCTCACCGTGGCCCGGAACATCATCACCGACCGGTACCGGGCCAAGGCCGCCCGTCCGCAGGAGGTGTCCGGGGCGGCGGCCGCTCCCCCGGTGGAGGTCGACCACGCCGACTCCGTCGTGGACACGATGACCGTCCTGGGGGCGCTCGACCAGCTGTCGCCGGAACACCGGGACGTGCTGAAGGAGTTGTACTACCGGCAGCTGAGCGTGGCGGAGGCGGCGGACAGCCTCGGCATCCCGGCCGGTACGGTCAAGTCGCGCTCGCACTACGCGCTCAAGGCCCTGCGCGAGGTGTTCCGGCAGAACGGCGGCGCCGCCAAGGGCCGTCGACATCGGTCGGGCAGGCCGCCCCAGCAGCCCGCCGGACTGCGGGAGGTGGTGGCATGAACCGGCAGCGGCACGAGCACGAGGAGGAGCTCCTCGGCCCGTACGTTCTGGGGGTCCTGGACGCGGAGGACGTCCGCCGGGTCGAGGAACACGTCGGCGGCTGCCTGCGGTGCCGCGAGGAGGTGGCCGCGTTGCGCGAGATGGAAGCGGCGCTGGGCGAGGTGCCCGCGGAGGCGTTCCTCGACGGGCCGCCGGCCGGCGGCGACCTGCTGCTCCAGCGCACGCTGCGGCGGGTGCGCGGCGAGGCCGCCGCGGCCCGGCGCAGGCGGTGGGGGCTGGCGGGCCTTGCGGCCGCGGCCTCGCTGGCGGCGGTGTTCTGGACCGGCGCCCGGATGGGCGGCGGCGAGCCCGTCGCGGCGCCGCCGCCGGACCCGTCCCCGGCGGTGACGGCGGCCCCGTCGCCGCCGCCGGCCGGGACCAGGGTGGCCTCCGCGACCGACCCGGGCACCGGGGCGCGGATGACGGTGAAGGTCACCCCGGCCGCCAGGTGGGTGCGTGTCCACGCGGCCGTGACGGGCGTCCCGGCGGGCGAGCGGTGCCGGCTGGTCGTGGTCGCGCGCGACGGCAAGCGCAGCACCGCCGGCAGCTGGGTCGTCGGCGGGCAGGCGCAGGCGGGCAGCCAGGGCGGGGCGGCCGGCGGCGAGGCGAAGGGCGCCGCCCTGGACGGCTCGGCCTGGGTCGACCCGGCGGACGTCCGCGAGGTCCTCGTGGAGAACGAGTCCGGGAAGACGTTCGTCTCGGTGCCGGTCCCCGCGGCCGTCTGACCGCGCCCGCCGGTCCTGCGGGGCCCGGCCGCCGACTCCCCCGGCGGCCGGGCCCCGTACGGCGTTCCCGGGGGCCGGCGGAACCGGGCGGGTGCGGTGCTGCGTGTGAACCCGTGGCGCCCCGTCCGCCGCGGGCGCCCCCGGTGCAGGCCGGGACGGAGGCCGGTGCGCCCCCGCGCCGCGGACCGGACTGATCATCACATTGCGGTTCATGACATCCTGTGACATCACAATTCGCCGGACGTAGTCGGCGGACATCCGGCGATGATGGGGTGGGGAATGTCCAGGTCCATGAGGCTGTGCTTCCTGGTGGAGGAGCACTACCGCCGCGACGGGATGCCCAACGAGGTGATCGGGCAGCTCACCGCGTGGGGACACCGCGTCGACGTGGTGCGCCCCGGCGGCTCGCTGCTGGACATGACCGGAGGCGTCGGCTCCGGCGCACACGACGCCTGGGTCCTCAAGACGGTGTCGGGCGGCCCCGGGCTCGTCCTGCTGGAGGCGGCGGCCGCCGCCGGGATGACCACCGTCAACGACGCCCGATCCATCCGCGGCGTCCGGGACAAGGCGCTCGCCGCCGCCCTCGGGCGGGCCGCCGGCCTCCCCGTGCCGGCCACGTACGCGGCCGCCCGGCCGGAGCTGCTGCGGGAGGTGCCCGCGGCCCGGTACCCGCTCGTCGTCAAGCCCGCCGACGGCAGCTCCGGCCGCGGCGTGCGCCTCGTGTCCTCCCCGGAGCGGCTGGAGGCGCTGCTCCCCGAACTCGCCGCCGAGGGCGGCATGCTGATCGCCCAGCCGTACGTGCCGAACTCGGGCAGCGACATCAAGGTGTACGCCGTCGGCGGCGAACTGTTCGCGACGGAGCGCCGCTCGCCGCTCCACCCGGACCCGGCCGTGCGGGAGCGCCCCGTGCCGCTCTCCGCGGAGGTCGCGGCGATCGCCGCGCGGGTGGGGGCGGTGTACGGGCTGGACCTGTACGGGGTCGACGTGCTGCTCGGGCCCGACGGCCCGGCGGTGGTCGACGTCAACGACTTCCCGAGCTTCCGTCAGGTCCCCGACGCGGCCGCGCGCGTCGCCCGCGCCGTCCTCGGCCTGGCACGCCGCGGCGGCGGGGGCCCTGCCGGGCCGCCCCCGCCGGCGCTCGCGCGGACGGTGCCCGCTGTGGCGGGCGCAGGAGCGGGCCCGCCGGCGGGCGCCGGAGCGCCCGCGCTGGCCCTGCCGGCCCCCCGGACGGGCGAGGCCGCACGGTGAGGGTCTGCCTGATCACCCCCGAGCCGGGACACCCGCTGCTCGCCGCCGCAACCGGCCTGCTGCGCGCCGCCGGACACCGCGTCGACGCCCTGGATCCGGCCGCGGAGCACCCCGCCGGGGCGCCGGCGGACGTGTACCTGCTGAAGGCGCGGACCCCGCGGGCCCTGGCGCTGGCCCGGGAGCTGGAGGGGCGCGGCGCCGTCGTCGTGAACTCGGCCGCGGCGACCGCACTCTGCCAGGACCGTACGGAGATGGCCGCGCTGGCCCTCGCGGCAGGCCTGCCGTTCGCGGGGACCCGCACGCACGCCTCGCTGGCGGCCTGGGCGGCGCAGGAACCGGCTCCGGGCGACGGCCGGCTGCTGGACCCGCCGGTGGTGGTCAAGAGCCGCCACAGCCGCCGCCACGACCTCGTCGCCCGCGTCGACGACCGCGCGCAGCTGCGGGAACTCGCCGCGCAGTGGCCCCGGGAGCCCGTCGTCGTACAGGACTTCGCCCCGAACAGCGGCTGGGACCACAAACTGTGGGTGATCGGCGGCCGGGTCTTCGCCGCGCTGCGCCGCTCCGAGCTGGCCCCGGAGGGCCGCGGACCGGCCCGGCCGCAGTCCCCGGCCGGCCTGCCCGACGGCTGGGCGGAGCTCGTCCTGCAAACCGGCGAGGTGTTCTCGCTGGACGTGTACGGAGTCGACGTCGTCGACACCGGCGGCGGCACCCCGCTCATCGTGGACGTCAACGCCTTCCCAGGCGTCCGCGGCCAGGACGGGGCGCCGCAGGCCCTGGCCGCCCTCGCCCTCGCCCGGGCCCGCGCCGGGCGGCGCCGCGGCTGAGACCCGGCGGGGGGATTGCGCGGCCGGGCGCGTGTCGGCGGGCCGGGCCCGCCCGGGGCGGCGTGAGGATCGGCGGATGGGCGTCCTGCTGCCGGTCCTCTTCGCGCTGTTCGCGGCGCTCAGCAACGCGCTGGCCACCGTGCTCCAGCGGCGGGCCGCCCTGACCGTGCCGCAGAGCCGGGGGTTCCGGCCGGGGCTGGTCCTGGACCTGCTGCGGCGGCCCGTGTGGGTCGCCGGGATCCTCGCGGTGGTCCTGGCCGGGGCGGGCCAGGCCGCGGCGCTGGCCACCGGCGCGCTGGTGCTCGTACAGCCGCTGTTCGTGCTGGAGCTGCCGCTCGCGCTGCTGATCGCCTCGCTGCTGGTCCGGCAGCGCCTGCCCGCTGCGGTGTGGGGGGCCGTCGCAGCGGTCGTCGGGGGGCTGGGCCTCGCGCTGGCCGCGGCCGCACCGTCGGAGAACCGTACGCACGTCCCGCTCGACCGGTGGCTGCCCGCCCTCGCCGGATGCGCGGCGGCCGCGCTGCTGCTGGCGCTCGCCGGACTGCGCAGGCCGCCGGGGCGGGCCCGGGCCGGCTGCCTGGGCGCCGCCACCGCCGTCTGCTACGCCCTCACGGCCGCCCTGATGAAGGACTCGGTGCCGCTGCTCGCCGAGGGCGGCGCGGCGGCCTTCCTGACGGCCTGGCAGACGTACGGCTTCGCCCTCAGCGGCCTCTGCGCGCTGCTGCTGCTCGAACACGCCATGCAGGGCGGCCCGCTGGTGGCCTCGCAGCCGGCGCTGACGCTGGGCGACGCGACGGTCAGCATCGTGCTGGGCGTCGCCCTGTACGACGAGCACCTGCGGACGGGCTGGTGGGTCCTGCCGCAGCTGGCCGGCGTCGCGCTGGTCTGCGCGGGCATCGTGGCCCTGGCCCGCGCCGAGACGGCGGAGGGCGCTCCCCCGACGGCCTGATGCCCGCGGCGTCCCTGGGCTACGATCACGTCGCAATCCGTTCGAACGAACCCCAGAGGTGGCCGGTGGCGCCGAACTCCCGCACCCAGGCGGCGGCAAGAGCGGCGGCCGCCGTCCTGGCAGCCGTCCTCCTGGCCGCGGCCTGCTCCGCCGACCCGGCGGACCCGGCCGCCCCGGCGGATCCCGCCGCCCCGGCCACCACGCCGCCGGCATCGCCGTCCCCGGCCCCGCCCCGGCCGACACCGCCGCCCGCAGAGCCGGCCACGACGGTCCCCGCGACCCCGGCTACCGCGGAGCCGTCCGCCCCGCCGAGGCCGGAGCGGCCCTCCACCCCGCCGCTGCCGACGCTGCCCGAGAGCCCCCCGCCCTTCAAGCCGGGCGGCACGTACTCCCTCCCGCCGCAGCCCCGCTAGAGCACGGCCCGGGCACCTACACGGGGGGCGCGGTTCGGGCGTTGCGGCGGCGGAGCCAGGCCGCCGCGGCTGCCGCGGTGGCCGCCAGGGCGGCGCCGAGGGCCGGCAGCCAGGCCGGGACGCCGCCGATCTCCAGGATCCGGTCGCGGTACACCACCCGGCGGTACGGGGTGTCGGCGGCGGTGGCGCGCAGTTCGTGGTCGCCGTCGATCCGGGCCGGATGGGGAAACCGCTGCTCGATCGCCGTCAGGAACGCCTCCCTGCCGTCCGTGAGGGAGGCGAGCGGCTGCTGCGGGGTGATCCGCCCGGCGAAGGTGACCTCCGGTTCGGCCCCGCCGATCGCCGACGCCGGTTCCATCCGGTGGTCCGCGAGGACGTACAGGCCCAGCGACTGCGGCGTCCTGGCCATCCGCGACAGCCGCATCGGGTAGACGAGGCGGTCGCTGTCGAAGCGGATCCGCAGCGGGTCGAGGTCGCCGCGGAGGGGCCTGCCCTCGTCCTGCGGGGCGAGCCGTACGGCGACGTACTCCCAGCCCTGGTCGACGTACGGCTTCACCTCGGTGGTGAGCGTGTCGGGCAGGGAGAAGCCGTTGGCCTCCAGCCAGCCGCGCAGGGCGGCGGGGTCGGTGGCGGTCAGCCGGGCCACGTCGAAGGCGCCGAGGCGTTCGCGGCCGACGACGCCGACCGCCGGCGCGCCGGCTCCCGGCGCGGCGCCGGCGGCGGCGCCGTCCACGGAGTCGAACGGCCAGTCCCCGCTGCGCGGCAGGAAGTAGTGCCGGGTGCGGCGCTCGGGCGCGGTCAGCCGGGAGAGCTGCGTGAAGACCTCGGCGTCCGCGAGGTCGACCGACGCCCGTGTCGGCACCGGCATGATCCAGGCGGCGCGGCGCGCGTCCCCGCCGACGGTGAACCGCATCACGATCTGCTCGGTGCGGCCGTCCCAGCGGACCACGGACGTCTCGCGCTCGACGCCGAGGCTGGCGCCGCCGGCCGGGATCATCGCCCCGCAGCCGCACGCGTAAGCGGGGCTGATCAGCGAGGCCGCCTGGGTGGCGAGCAGGGCCAGGAGCAGGGCCGGTATCCGGCGGCTTTTCATCCACACGGGGTCTCAGACGACGGCCCCGGGGCTCCGGTTCCGGCCGCCGGCCGGGAC
Coding sequences within:
- a CDS encoding ATP-grasp domain-containing protein: MRLCFLVEEHYRRDGMPNEVIGQLTAWGHRVDVVRPGGSLLDMTGGVGSGAHDAWVLKTVSGGPGLVLLEAAAAAGMTTVNDARSIRGVRDKALAAALGRAAGLPVPATYAAARPELLREVPAARYPLVVKPADGSSGRGVRLVSSPERLEALLPELAAEGGMLIAQPYVPNSGSDIKVYAVGGELFATERRSPLHPDPAVRERPVPLSAEVAAIAARVGAVYGLDLYGVDVLLGPDGPAVVDVNDFPSFRQVPDAAARVARAVLGLARRGGGGPAGPPPPALARTVPAVAGAGAGPPAGAGAPALALPAPRTGEAAR
- a CDS encoding ATP-grasp domain-containing protein; amino-acid sequence: MRVCLITPEPGHPLLAAATGLLRAAGHRVDALDPAAEHPAGAPADVYLLKARTPRALALARELEGRGAVVVNSAAATALCQDRTEMAALALAAGLPFAGTRTHASLAAWAAQEPAPGDGRLLDPPVVVKSRHSRRHDLVARVDDRAQLRELAAQWPREPVVVQDFAPNSGWDHKLWVIGGRVFAALRRSELAPEGRGPARPQSPAGLPDGWAELVLQTGEVFSLDVYGVDVVDTGGGTPLIVDVNAFPGVRGQDGAPQALAALALARARAGRRRG
- a CDS encoding DMT family transporter — protein: MGVLLPVLFALFAALSNALATVLQRRAALTVPQSRGFRPGLVLDLLRRPVWVAGILAVVLAGAGQAAALATGALVLVQPLFVLELPLALLIASLLVRQRLPAAVWGAVAAVVGGLGLALAAAAPSENRTHVPLDRWLPALAGCAAAALLLALAGLRRPPGRARAGCLGAATAVCYALTAALMKDSVPLLAEGGAAAFLTAWQTYGFALSGLCALLLLEHAMQGGPLVASQPALTLGDATVSIVLGVALYDEHLRTGWWVLPQLAGVALVCAGIVALARAETAEGAPPTA
- a CDS encoding DUF2330 domain-containing protein gives rise to the protein MKSRRIPALLLALLATQAASLISPAYACGCGAMIPAGGASLGVERETSVVRWDGRTEQIVMRFTVGGDARRAAWIMPVPTRASVDLADAEVFTQLSRLTAPERRTRHYFLPRSGDWPFDSVDGAAAGAAPGAGAPAVGVVGRERLGAFDVARLTATDPAALRGWLEANGFSLPDTLTTEVKPYVDQGWEYVAVRLAPQDEGRPLRGDLDPLRIRFDSDRLVYPMRLSRMARTPQSLGLYVLADHRMEPASAIGGAEPEVTFAGRITPQQPLASLTDGREAFLTAIEQRFPHPARIDGDHELRATAADTPYRRVVYRDRILEIGGVPAWLPALGAALAATAAAAAAWLRRRNARTAPPV